In Hemitrygon akajei chromosome 12, sHemAka1.3, whole genome shotgun sequence, a single window of DNA contains:
- the LOC140737345 gene encoding uncharacterized protein yields the protein MHDDRWETPEAEVEEKQEEELKAPSPKHSESKVHVDESPAEDDDDQWEDASDSEEEIVGEDVSEGEEAAEDLNEEKKKDGEGTKKQEAQSADQSPEVGAKDQQVRKSRETPRLHIKDEAENPADTESKPLSPFSLEGYHPVKDWAEEMEITSPRTNALQNPLQSASTGESSQDDIRANAESEPQVSPTDCDPPPSRVQAGQGSMATPEPGGVPLAAMPEQEAEPAADDTATTEAVPVEGEAGSRSEVSEHADEAASETSRRTDCVEGNEPTSGAVRITSFETVRFR from the exons ATGCATGATGATCGCTGGGAGACACCTGAAGCTGAAGTGGAGGAGAAACAG GAGGAGGAGTTGAAAGCCCCATCTCCCAAGCACTCTGAGAGCAAGGTCCATGTGGATGAGTCTCCTGCAGAAGATGACGATGATCAATGGGAAGACGCCAGTGACAGTGAAGAGGAAATTGTtggagaggatgtgtcagagGGCGAGGAGGCAGCAGAGGATTTGAATGAGGAAAAGAAGAAAGATGGTGAAGGAACAAAGAAGCAGGAGGCGCAGAGCGCTGACCAAAGCCCGGAGGTTGGAGCCAAGGACCAGCAAGTCAGGAAGTCCCGGGAGACACCCAGACTACACATCAAAGATGAAGCTGAGAACCCGGCAGATACAGAATCCAAACCCCTCAGTCCGTTCTCGCTTGAAGGATATCATCCGGTCAAAGACTGGGCAGAGGAGATGGAAATCACTTCACCCAGAACCAATGCGTTACAGAATCCCCTCCAATCGGCCTCCACCGGCGAATCTTCCCAGGACGACATCAGGGCTAATG CAGAGTCCGAGCCTCAGGTCTCCCCTACCGACTGTGATCCTCCCCCCTCCAGAGTCCAGGCTGGGCAGGGGTCCATGGCCACCCCTGAGCCCGGTGGGGTTCCTCTCGCTGCGATGCCAGAGCAGGAAGCTGAGCCTGCTGCTGACGACACGGCCACCACAGAAGCTGTGCCAGTGGAGGGAGAAGCGGGGTCAAGGTCGGAGGTCAGCGAACATGCAG ACGAAGCTGCCAGCGAGACGTCGCGGAGGACGGACTGTGTGGAAGGAAATGAGCCCACCTCAGGTGCAGTTCGCATCACCAGCTTTGAGACGGTTCGCTTTC